A single Cryptosporangium phraense DNA region contains:
- a CDS encoding CPBP family intramembrane glutamic endopeptidase has translation MAGIVRRYPLTCFFVAVYGITWLFWLPYALSEDGLGWWHFRFPEVLGDTQLAGLLVGGYLGPFASAFAVTALADGVPGLRRWRARLFRWRIAPRWYLFSVLGIPLVLLAGSLVLTRDVHRVGVSMILLYLGGMVLQMLTSSLAEEPGWRDFALPRLQARHGPLLGTVILGPLWAWWHLPLFLTTWNRGGGGLRAIALFTLLAVAFSVVITWAFNRTGESLPVAMLIHASNNNTFSVLTPVLLPGLVNSEQVTVASLIGYGVLAVVLVIVTRGRLGYPGPVPGRTSGPGPGSGPAADRAEVARSVGDVTT, from the coding sequence ATGGCTGGAATCGTTCGCCGGTACCCGCTGACCTGCTTTTTCGTGGCGGTGTACGGCATCACCTGGTTGTTCTGGCTGCCGTACGCGCTGTCGGAGGACGGGCTCGGATGGTGGCACTTCCGGTTCCCAGAGGTGCTCGGGGACACGCAGCTGGCCGGGTTGCTGGTCGGCGGCTACCTGGGTCCGTTCGCGTCGGCGTTCGCGGTGACTGCGCTGGCCGACGGGGTTCCCGGGCTACGCCGGTGGCGGGCCCGGCTGTTCCGGTGGCGGATCGCCCCGCGGTGGTATCTGTTCTCGGTCCTGGGGATTCCGCTGGTGCTGCTGGCCGGGAGCCTGGTGCTGACCCGGGACGTGCACCGGGTCGGCGTGTCGATGATCCTGCTGTACCTCGGCGGGATGGTGCTGCAGATGCTGACGTCGTCGCTGGCCGAGGAGCCGGGCTGGCGGGACTTCGCGCTGCCGCGGCTGCAGGCGCGGCACGGGCCGCTGCTCGGGACCGTGATCCTCGGGCCGTTGTGGGCCTGGTGGCACCTGCCGCTGTTCCTGACCACGTGGAACCGGGGCGGCGGCGGGCTGCGCGCAATCGCGCTGTTCACGCTGCTGGCCGTGGCGTTCAGCGTGGTGATCACGTGGGCGTTCAACCGGACCGGGGAGAGTCTCCCGGTGGCGATGCTGATCCACGCGAGCAACAACAACACGTTCTCGGTGCTGACCCCGGTGCTGTTGCCGGGGTTGGTCAATTCGGAGCAGGTGACCGTGGCGAGCCTGATCGGGTACGGGGTGCTCGCGGTCGTGCTGGTGATCGTGACGCGGGGGCGGCTGGGTTATCCGGGGCCGGTCCCGGGCCGGACTTCCGGGCCGGGCCCGGGTTCGGGGCCGGCCGCGGACCGGGCCGAGGTGGCCCGGTCCGTCGGGGACGTCACGACTTGA
- a CDS encoding SDR family NAD(P)-dependent oxidoreductase → MRILVTGAAQGIGKAVTLRLAADGEDLVLFDRNEEGLASTVKEATDAGAGSVQTYVVDVREHDRLRELAERLDGEEPFDGLVNVAGVGLMSKFPELSLEQWQWTFDINVAAPFVLSQAIGVRMAARGRGRIVVMASIAGKGGSAELADYCASKAAAISLTQSLARALGPSGVTANAVCPGLVWTPMWEATGSWLAANQPAFASAGMSNHEAFLATVKASTPLQRPTRPEDIAATVRFLLSDDAELITGQAINVDGGIEVH, encoded by the coding sequence GTGAGAATCCTCGTGACCGGCGCGGCCCAGGGCATCGGCAAGGCCGTGACCCTGCGACTGGCCGCCGACGGTGAAGACCTCGTGCTGTTCGATCGCAACGAGGAGGGGCTGGCGTCCACCGTCAAAGAAGCGACCGACGCCGGCGCGGGCAGCGTCCAGACGTATGTCGTGGACGTGCGGGAGCACGACCGCCTGCGGGAGCTGGCGGAGCGCCTCGACGGCGAGGAGCCGTTCGACGGCCTGGTGAACGTGGCCGGCGTCGGCCTCATGTCGAAGTTCCCGGAGCTGTCGCTGGAGCAGTGGCAGTGGACGTTCGACATCAACGTGGCCGCACCGTTCGTGCTCTCGCAGGCGATCGGCGTGCGGATGGCCGCGCGCGGCCGCGGCCGGATCGTCGTGATGGCGAGCATCGCCGGCAAGGGCGGGTCGGCCGAGCTGGCCGACTACTGCGCGTCGAAGGCGGCGGCGATCTCACTGACCCAGTCGCTGGCCCGGGCCCTCGGCCCGAGCGGGGTGACCGCGAACGCGGTCTGCCCGGGTCTGGTCTGGACCCCGATGTGGGAGGCCACCGGTTCGTGGCTGGCCGCCAACCAGCCGGCTTTCGCGTCGGCCGGGATGAGCAACCACGAGGCCTTTCTGGCCACGGTGAAGGCGAGCACGCCGCTGCAGCGGCCGACCCGGCCGGAGGACATCGCCGCGACCGTGCGGTTCCTGCTCTCCGACGACGCCGAGCTGATCACCGGCCAGGCGATCAACGTGGACGGCGGGATCGAGGTGCACTAG
- a CDS encoding dihydrolipoamide acetyltransferase family protein: MHLIHLPQLGYTMENGVITSWLVQPGESFAVGDPLYEVETEKNAVQVEARLAGTLARVVAPSLEAHPVGTLLAVVADPGETPSSEAIDALLASHHDDYAEPSAPSAPGGGGAPPEAANDRTTARGDGARVRAVPKVKAFAAEKGVDLSALTGTGPRGSITMTDVEAYLATVGATGAEGPAALVPSDGGPAVREQRVLTGVRRAMAENVARSWSEIPQFVQQFRVDLTAVRRHRAALKADGVQVGLTDVLIAALAHAAQEVPEINATVDGRTVTLYGAVNVAIAVATDRGLLVPVLADAQSLTLAEIGDRSRALTAQARASESAGGAPVTATVTLSNLGQSAVETGTPLVTAPQTAILFAGATVDTPVVEDGDVVVRPLLGLSAAYDHRVVDGITGARFCSAVKRLLDKPELLDTPAVTS, encoded by the coding sequence ATGCACCTCATCCACCTGCCCCAGCTGGGCTACACGATGGAGAACGGGGTGATCACCAGCTGGCTGGTGCAGCCCGGTGAGTCGTTCGCGGTCGGTGACCCGCTCTACGAGGTCGAGACCGAGAAGAACGCGGTCCAGGTCGAGGCCCGCCTGGCCGGCACGCTCGCCCGCGTCGTGGCTCCGTCCCTGGAGGCGCACCCGGTCGGCACGCTCCTCGCCGTCGTGGCCGACCCCGGAGAAACCCCGTCGTCCGAGGCCATCGATGCCCTGCTCGCGTCTCACCACGATGATTACGCCGAGCCGAGCGCACCGTCGGCGCCTGGCGGTGGCGGCGCACCACCGGAAGCAGCCAACGACCGCACCACCGCCCGGGGCGACGGCGCGCGCGTCCGCGCCGTCCCCAAGGTCAAGGCGTTCGCGGCCGAGAAGGGCGTGGACCTCAGCGCCCTGACCGGAACCGGGCCCCGCGGGTCGATCACGATGACCGACGTCGAGGCCTACCTGGCCACGGTCGGCGCGACCGGCGCCGAGGGGCCGGCCGCACTGGTCCCGTCCGACGGCGGACCGGCCGTCCGGGAGCAGCGGGTGCTCACCGGGGTCCGGCGGGCGATGGCCGAGAACGTCGCCCGGAGCTGGAGCGAGATCCCCCAGTTCGTCCAGCAGTTCCGGGTCGATCTCACCGCGGTGCGCCGCCATCGCGCGGCGCTGAAGGCCGACGGCGTCCAGGTCGGCCTGACCGACGTCCTGATCGCCGCGCTGGCCCACGCGGCCCAGGAGGTGCCGGAGATCAACGCGACGGTCGACGGCCGGACCGTGACGCTCTACGGAGCGGTCAACGTGGCGATCGCGGTCGCGACCGACCGCGGCCTGCTCGTGCCGGTGCTGGCCGACGCCCAGTCGCTCACGCTGGCCGAGATCGGCGACCGCAGCCGGGCCCTGACCGCGCAGGCTCGGGCCTCGGAGTCGGCCGGCGGCGCGCCGGTGACCGCCACGGTCACGCTGTCGAACCTCGGCCAGTCGGCCGTCGAGACCGGAACTCCGCTGGTCACGGCGCCGCAGACCGCGATCCTGTTCGCCGGGGCCACCGTGGACACCCCGGTCGTCGAGGACGGCGACGTGGTCGTGCGTCCGCTGCTCGGGCTCAGCGCCGCGTACGACCACCGGGTGGTCGACGGCATCACCGGGGCCCGGTTCTGCAGCGCGGTCAAACGTCTGCTGGACAAGCCCGAACTCCTCGACACCCCGGCGGTGACCTCGTGA
- a CDS encoding alpha-ketoacid dehydrogenase subunit beta: MPRTITYSEAINEALREEMERDERVVLLGEDVGRMGGIFGVTHDLYERFGPDRVLDTPISEMFIVGGAVGLAITGLRPVAELQFADFIFNAADETYAKMSKWRYMHGGNFTVPMTLRLPEGATGGGGAEHSLCPEAALLAHPGAHIVVPSTPADAKGLLKAAIRDDNPVAFFEHKGLYATRGEVPDGEHLVEIGKADIKREGTDVTVVAWGRMVSRALEAAKNSDASVEVLDTRGLRPLDTDAIFASIEKTGRLVIAQEAPKTGGGASEIAAIVAEEAIDLLDAPIKRVGALDIPLPQNAMLEAMAIPTAAEIQVAIKEVLA; the protein is encoded by the coding sequence ATGCCCCGAACCATCACGTACTCCGAAGCGATCAACGAGGCACTCCGCGAGGAGATGGAGCGCGACGAGCGCGTCGTCCTCCTCGGCGAGGACGTCGGCCGGATGGGCGGCATCTTCGGCGTCACCCACGACCTGTACGAGCGCTTCGGCCCCGACCGCGTGCTCGACACCCCGATCTCCGAGATGTTCATCGTCGGCGGCGCGGTCGGCCTGGCCATCACCGGCCTGCGCCCGGTCGCCGAGCTCCAGTTCGCCGACTTCATCTTCAACGCGGCCGACGAGACCTACGCGAAGATGAGCAAATGGCGGTACATGCACGGCGGCAACTTCACCGTGCCGATGACCCTCCGCCTCCCTGAGGGCGCGACCGGCGGCGGTGGCGCCGAGCACTCGCTCTGCCCCGAGGCCGCGCTGCTGGCCCACCCGGGTGCGCACATCGTCGTGCCGTCCACCCCTGCGGATGCCAAAGGCCTGCTCAAGGCCGCGATCCGGGACGACAACCCGGTCGCGTTCTTCGAGCACAAGGGCCTGTACGCGACCCGCGGCGAGGTCCCCGACGGCGAGCACCTGGTCGAGATCGGCAAGGCCGACATCAAGCGCGAGGGCACCGACGTCACGGTCGTCGCCTGGGGCCGGATGGTCAGCCGCGCGCTGGAGGCCGCGAAGAACTCCGACGCGTCCGTCGAGGTCCTCGACACCCGCGGCCTGCGCCCCCTCGACACCGACGCGATCTTCGCCAGCATCGAGAAGACCGGCCGGCTCGTCATCGCCCAGGAGGCTCCGAAGACCGGCGGCGGCGCGTCCGAGATCGCGGCGATCGTCGCCGAGGAGGCCATCGACCTCCTCGACGCCCCGATCAAGCGCGTCGGCGCGCTCGACATCCCGCTCCCCCAGAACGCGATGCTCGAGGCGATGGCGATCCCGACCGCGGCCGAGATCCAGGTCGCGATCAAGGAAGTCCTGGCCTGA
- a CDS encoding thiamine pyrophosphate-dependent dehydrogenase E1 component subunit alpha has product MSSRLEIYRVMVLAQAWEQALLRLIDENLAPASYHPGRGSEGSEVGATLALEDTDYLLYDHRGMAHIIAKGTSLTALFGDFLGNELGTTNGLGAGIVHVADPERGVLGQSGTLGGSQLIASGAALSAKLRKSGQVTMCFMGDGAANRGTFHEAANAAGAWKLPLVFVVQNNGWAVSTPTEHSTGGSFVDRAKGYGWHGVQVDGQNPFDVHDVAVEAVERARSNNGPTLIEVKTVRLTGHYLADPQQYRSAETKADASTKDPIVFARKLLHESGEATEDELEKIEAEARTQVDNARDEALKGNQPGQDLLTRYTYV; this is encoded by the coding sequence ATGAGCTCCCGTTTAGAGATCTACCGCGTGATGGTCCTGGCCCAAGCCTGGGAACAGGCCCTACTCAGGCTCATCGACGAGAACCTGGCGCCGGCCAGCTACCACCCGGGCCGCGGCTCGGAGGGCTCCGAGGTCGGCGCCACGCTGGCCCTCGAAGACACCGACTACCTGCTCTACGACCACCGCGGCATGGCCCACATCATCGCGAAGGGCACGTCGCTCACCGCCCTGTTCGGCGACTTCCTGGGCAACGAGCTCGGCACCACCAACGGCCTCGGCGCCGGCATCGTGCACGTCGCCGACCCCGAGCGGGGCGTCCTCGGCCAGTCGGGCACGCTCGGCGGCAGCCAGCTCATTGCGTCCGGCGCCGCGCTCTCCGCCAAGCTGCGCAAGTCAGGCCAGGTCACGATGTGCTTCATGGGCGACGGCGCGGCCAACCGCGGGACGTTCCACGAGGCTGCCAACGCGGCCGGGGCCTGGAAACTCCCGCTGGTCTTCGTCGTCCAGAACAACGGCTGGGCCGTGTCGACGCCCACCGAGCACTCGACCGGGGGCTCCTTCGTGGACCGGGCGAAGGGCTACGGCTGGCACGGGGTGCAAGTCGACGGCCAGAACCCGTTCGACGTCCACGACGTCGCCGTCGAAGCCGTCGAACGAGCCCGCAGCAACAACGGGCCGACGCTCATCGAGGTCAAGACCGTCCGCCTCACCGGCCACTACCTCGCCGACCCGCAGCAGTACCGCAGCGCCGAGACCAAGGCCGACGCGTCCACGAAGGACCCGATCGTGTTCGCCCGCAAGCTCCTGCACGAGAGCGGCGAGGCCACCGAGGACGAGCTGGAGAAGATCGAGGCCGAGGCCAGGACCCAGGTCGACAACGCCCGCGACGAGGCCCTCAAGGGCAACCAACCCGGCCAAGACCTGCTCACCCGCTACACCTACGTCTGA
- a CDS encoding SDR family NAD(P)-dependent oxidoreductase, translating to MPPDPNTTFGLDGRVIWITGASRGIGAAITHQLALAGAHLVLQARTEAALQDVCAKAEADGAEVIPVVGSITDEAVAATAVRKAEQRWGHLDGLVNNAGISPVLKRSETMQLDEWREVCETNLTGTFIATMAAGRQMLDQGAGSIVNVSSVHGQVAGPRIVAYAASKGGVDMLTRSLGVEWADRGVRVNAVAPGYVETDMTEALRAHDRWSAILLGKIPMARFATPQDVVGAVHFLLSDAARYLTGTVLNVDGGWTAQ from the coding sequence GTGCCACCAGACCCGAACACCACCTTCGGCCTCGACGGCCGCGTCATCTGGATCACCGGCGCCAGCCGCGGGATCGGCGCCGCGATCACCCACCAACTGGCCCTGGCCGGCGCACACCTCGTCCTCCAGGCCCGGACGGAGGCGGCCCTGCAGGACGTCTGCGCGAAGGCCGAGGCGGACGGCGCCGAGGTCATCCCGGTCGTCGGCTCGATCACCGACGAGGCCGTCGCCGCCACCGCCGTCAGGAAAGCAGAGCAACGGTGGGGTCACCTCGACGGCCTGGTCAACAATGCGGGCATCAGCCCGGTCCTCAAGCGCAGCGAGACCATGCAGCTCGACGAGTGGCGCGAGGTCTGCGAGACGAACCTGACCGGCACGTTCATCGCGACGATGGCCGCCGGACGGCAGATGCTCGACCAGGGCGCCGGCAGCATCGTCAACGTCTCGAGCGTCCACGGCCAGGTCGCCGGACCGCGCATCGTCGCCTACGCCGCCTCCAAGGGGGGCGTCGACATGCTGACCCGCAGCCTCGGCGTCGAGTGGGCCGACCGGGGCGTGCGCGTCAACGCGGTGGCGCCCGGCTACGTCGAGACCGACATGACCGAGGCGCTGCGCGCGCACGACCGCTGGTCGGCGATCCTGCTCGGCAAGATCCCGATGGCCCGCTTCGCCACGCCGCAGGACGTCGTCGGCGCCGTGCACTTCCTGCTCTCGGACGCCGCCCGCTACCTCACCGGAACCGTCCTCAACGTCGACGGAGGTTGGACAGCCCAATGA
- a CDS encoding carboxymuconolactone decarboxylase family protein, which yields MADRKDFQLGLGKLAKAGGTSETMKAFTAVHEAALADGELPRKVKELIATAISITSQCEGCIGWHVDGALRAGASAAEVEEAIGVAILMGGGPATYYGSKALEALQNS from the coding sequence GTGGCGGATCGCAAGGATTTCCAGCTCGGGCTGGGGAAGCTGGCCAAGGCCGGCGGCACCAGCGAGACGATGAAGGCGTTCACCGCCGTGCACGAGGCCGCGCTGGCCGACGGCGAGCTACCGCGCAAGGTCAAGGAACTGATCGCCACGGCCATCTCGATCACCTCGCAGTGCGAGGGATGCATCGGCTGGCACGTCGACGGGGCCCTGCGGGCCGGGGCGAGCGCGGCCGAGGTCGAGGAGGCGATCGGGGTCGCGATCCTGATGGGCGGCGGGCCGGCGACGTATTACGGCTCGAAGGCGCTGGAGGCGTTGCAGAATTCGTGA
- a CDS encoding class I SAM-dependent methyltransferase yields the protein MLLFDEVAQLYSQVRPGYPDALFEWLAPGTSVLEVGCGTGQATRSLVSRGCDVTALEPGPALAAAARRAVPGVPVEESTFERWDDRGRRFDVLLAASSWHWVDPVVGWRRFREVVRPGGSFAVLGHVVVRRPGEPEVYAETADLHERFAPGHPAWGHPPWEDESALPEGVREALLDAVAERIRTGLGDRVARRYLSYVGISNR from the coding sequence GTGCTTCTCTTCGACGAGGTCGCGCAGCTGTACTCGCAGGTTCGTCCGGGGTACCCGGATGCGCTGTTCGAGTGGCTGGCGCCGGGGACGTCGGTGCTGGAGGTCGGCTGCGGTACCGGGCAGGCGACGCGGTCTCTGGTGTCCCGCGGCTGCGACGTGACCGCGCTCGAGCCCGGGCCCGCGCTGGCCGCGGCGGCCCGGCGGGCGGTGCCCGGAGTGCCGGTCGAGGAGTCGACGTTCGAGCGGTGGGACGACCGGGGCCGGCGGTTCGACGTGCTGCTGGCGGCGTCGTCGTGGCACTGGGTCGATCCGGTGGTGGGGTGGCGACGGTTCCGGGAGGTCGTGCGTCCGGGTGGGTCGTTCGCGGTGCTCGGGCACGTCGTCGTGCGGCGCCCGGGGGAGCCGGAGGTGTACGCGGAGACCGCTGACCTGCACGAGCGCTTCGCGCCCGGTCATCCGGCGTGGGGTCATCCGCCTTGGGAGGACGAGTCCGCGCTGCCGGAGGGGGTGCGGGAGGCGTTGTTGGACGCGGTGGCGGAGCGGATCCGGACGGGGTTGGGGGATCGGGTCGCTCGGCGGTATTTGAGCTACGTGGGTATCTCGAATCGCTGA
- a CDS encoding SigE family RNA polymerase sigma factor: protein MQRRALDAEFACFVRDNRTDLVRTARLLASGDPHRAEDLVQTALVRAYVSWGRIRTSDHPVAYVRRSIVNAHIDESRRPWWRRERSVDQLPERPHTTPADDLGDAVRAALTTLPPKMRAVVVLRHWLDLSVEQTAEWLGCSEGTVKSQNAKGVAKLRQLLEPLPVSPGRRSR, encoded by the coding sequence ATGCAACGACGAGCGCTCGACGCGGAATTCGCGTGCTTCGTCCGGGACAACCGGACCGACCTGGTCCGCACCGCTCGCCTGCTCGCGAGCGGTGACCCGCACCGGGCCGAGGACCTGGTGCAGACCGCGCTGGTCCGGGCCTACGTCTCGTGGGGCCGGATCCGGACCAGCGACCACCCGGTCGCCTACGTCCGGCGCAGCATCGTCAACGCGCACATCGACGAGAGCCGTCGACCGTGGTGGCGCCGGGAACGGTCGGTCGACCAACTGCCCGAACGGCCCCACACCACTCCGGCCGACGACCTGGGCGACGCCGTCCGGGCCGCGCTCACGACGCTCCCGCCGAAGATGCGCGCGGTCGTCGTGCTGCGGCACTGGCTCGACCTGAGCGTCGAACAGACCGCGGAGTGGCTCGGCTGTTCCGAAGGAACCGTGAAGAGCCAGAACGCCAAGGGCGTCGCCAAGCTACGCCAACTCCTGGAACCGCTACCCGTGTCACCCGGGCGGAGGTCCCGATGA
- a CDS encoding Uma2 family endonuclease has translation MVAPAWMHEQVTAEQYAVWTEEQCAGIEIVDGMVVVSPSASKRHNRLARLLANALDDAAGPDWNADTDFDVRLTDVPLNNRRPDVTVYRADTIDVTPTRPEDVLLVVEVVSPGSETTDRIVKADQYAKAGIAFYWRVEQTATGVPLVYTYVLDPATDRYHEGDLFTGAVRISAPFTVEVDLTAR, from the coding sequence ATGGTGGCGCCCGCGTGGATGCACGAACAGGTCACCGCGGAGCAGTACGCGGTCTGGACCGAAGAGCAATGCGCGGGCATCGAAATAGTCGACGGGATGGTCGTCGTGAGCCCGAGTGCGTCCAAGCGTCACAACCGCTTGGCCCGGCTGCTGGCCAACGCCCTGGATGATGCGGCGGGGCCGGACTGGAACGCGGATACCGACTTCGACGTCCGGCTCACCGATGTGCCGCTCAACAACCGCCGCCCGGACGTCACCGTCTATCGCGCCGACACCATCGACGTGACGCCGACGCGGCCCGAGGACGTGCTCCTCGTCGTCGAGGTCGTCTCACCCGGCTCGGAGACCACCGACCGCATCGTCAAAGCCGACCAGTACGCGAAGGCCGGCATTGCTTTCTACTGGCGCGTCGAACAGACCGCGACCGGCGTGCCGCTCGTCTACACCTACGTCCTGGACCCGGCCACGGACCGCTACCACGAGGGTGACCTCTTCACCGGCGCCGTCCGGATCTCAGCCCCGTTCACCGTCGAGGTCGACCTCACGGCGCGGTGA
- a CDS encoding chitosanase yields MKHAAVRTGLVAAVLTVALLPAAPAGAVTALDTPRGKDLAMRLVSSAENSTLDWRAQYAYIEDIGDGRGYTGGIIGFCSGTSDMLAVVVRYTARRPGNRLARFLPALARVDGTASHSGLGAPFVAAWRAAASDPAFRAAQDEERDRSYLGPAVRRAKADGLHALGQFIYFDAIVMHGPGTDPRSFSGIRATAMRLARTPAQGGSERAYLSAFLTARRAVMRAEGLDTSRIDTEQRPFLAAGNLTLAAPLTWKTYGTTYTITAP; encoded by the coding sequence ATGAAGCACGCCGCCGTTCGCACCGGTTTAGTCGCTGCCGTCCTGACCGTCGCACTCCTCCCGGCCGCGCCGGCCGGCGCGGTGACCGCGCTGGACACTCCGCGCGGGAAGGACCTCGCGATGCGGCTGGTGTCCAGCGCCGAGAACTCGACCCTCGATTGGCGCGCCCAGTACGCGTACATCGAGGACATCGGCGACGGGCGCGGCTACACCGGCGGCATCATCGGGTTCTGCTCCGGCACGTCCGACATGCTCGCGGTGGTCGTGCGGTACACCGCGAGGAGGCCCGGCAACCGGCTGGCCCGGTTCCTGCCGGCGTTGGCGCGGGTCGACGGCACCGCGTCGCACTCCGGGCTGGGCGCCCCTTTCGTGGCCGCGTGGCGGGCCGCCGCGTCCGACCCGGCGTTCCGGGCCGCACAGGACGAGGAACGCGACCGGTCCTACCTCGGTCCCGCCGTTCGCCGGGCCAAGGCCGACGGTCTGCACGCGCTGGGTCAGTTCATCTACTTCGACGCGATCGTCATGCACGGCCCCGGCACCGACCCGAGGAGCTTCAGCGGGATCCGCGCCACCGCGATGAGGCTCGCGCGGACGCCCGCCCAGGGCGGCAGCGAGAGGGCGTACCTGAGCGCGTTCCTCACCGCCCGCCGAGCCGTGATGCGCGCCGAGGGCCTCGACACCAGCCGGATCGACACCGAGCAACGCCCGTTCCTCGCCGCCGGCAACCTGACCCTGGCCGCCCCCCTGACCTGGAAGACCTACGGCACGACGTACACGATCACCGCGCCGTGA